GTGCACAGAGTTTATTAGGGATTACTTCGCGAATGATTAACCAGCGCGGCATGACGGGATGTATTTCGCCGCTTATTGTTGATGAAGACCGAGTGCAAATTGCAAAGAGTTTTAAAGCAGCGAGTAAACTCAACAAAATGATTGATATTGAGTTTCGGATAAACAACCTAGGCCAGCAAATTTGGTGTCGTTTTATTGCCAATGCAGAAACTAATAAGCGCGAAAATAAGCAGGGTGTGCGTTGGAATGGTATTTTGCTTGATATCAGCATACTCAAACGTCAGCAGGAAGATTTGAATAAAGCAACGGAGCTTGCACATCAAGCTCAGTTGGCGAAAGGTCGTTTTATTGCCACTATGAGCCATGAACTAAGAACACCTATGTCTGGAGTAAATGGCTTTATAGAGCTTTTAAAATCATCATCACTTGATGAAGAGCAACACTATTTAATCGAGCACATAGAGAGCTCAGTAACAAAGCTTCGCACTTTAGTCGATGATATTTTATATTTCGCAAACAGTAGTACAGGTAATATCGAAGTCGACTTAAGAGAAACCGACCTTGAGGCGCATTTATGCCGTGTTATGCGTGCTCATGAGTACCTCGCTAAGCAAAAAGGGCTCGCTTTCAATGTACTATGGCGTAAAGCTACTTTTAATTTGGCTTTGGTCGATATAAGTCATTTGATGCAAGTGCTTTCTAATGTACTAAATAACGCCGTGAAATTTACAGAGCAAGGGACAATAAGCTGTGATGTTTTATTTGATAAGCAATCTTTAAAGATTGAAGTATCAGATACAGGTAAAGGTATGACAGCCGAGCAGTTGGCTAATATATTTATCCCTTTCGAGCAGGCAGATAACTCTATTCAACGTCGCTATGGTGGTACTGGGTTAGGCTTAAGCTTGGCAAAGCAACTTGTTGAAGCTATGCAGGGTGAAATCTCCCTATCAAGCACCTATGGTAAAGGCACTAATGTTTATATTTCAGTACCACTTAAAAACGCAAGTAAACAGAAATTACGAGCTTTGTCAGTTAATTGGGCTGTTTGTACCCAGCACGATCAATTACTAAATAACCTAGCCAGTATGGGGGTGAAACACTATCAATTAAGTTGGCCAATCGATAAAGACGCATTTGAACAAGCTGATAATATTCTCATTGACGAGAGTCATGTTAATGCACTGTGGGGCGCTAATTGGCAGCAATCAATTAGTAATGCAAGTAATAATTATATTTTAGTAGCATGCGCTAACAAAGTGCATACACCAGCAAATTGTTGCTGCCATATTCTACCTATTAAGCCATTGTATCCAGATACTTTGAGAGAGCTTATAAATAGTGCACACATTCGCTTGGATGATGAGATGCTAACGCAAAGCTATCCGTTACATGGGAAAATATTAATAGCTGAGGATAATAAAACAAATCAGTTATTGCTCGAAAAACAATGCCAAAAACTAGGAATTAAAGCGGTCATGGTTGACGATGGTATTGCTGCTCTAAGAGCACTTGAAACAGGGCATTTTGATTTATTATTAACAGACTGTCACATGCCTGATTTAGATGGATTTCAATTAACTGAGCAATTACGCAGTCAAGAGAAGTTTAAAAATTTGCCAATTATTGGCTTTACTGCGGATGATTCTAAAGAGTGTTTAAATAAAGCATTAAAATCAGGAATGAGCTGTGTGTTATTTAAGCCATATAAACTCAATGAATTATATAATCGACTAGCTGAGTTTATAGAGTTAAGTAGTGATGATTTGCCAATTACCGATGATAATCCCGATTTAAGCTTACAAGGTATAAAAGATAAACAGCATTGGTTAAATGTTTTCGGCAATGAGAATGATGCAAAAATGCTCGCAGAGGTATTTATTACTAGCTTGCAAGCAGACTTAAATTCCTTACAAGAGCAAATAAAAAATCAAAATTTAGAAAAGGTTTCTGGCGCAATACATAAACTTAAAGGCGCTATTGTAATGCTTCAATATCCTCCTTTATCTGAGCTTATCGTAACGACCGAGAGTCGTTTTAATCAACTGCAAGATACATTAATTGTCGAAAAGTTAATTGCAGAGCTAAGCGATGTAATAGATAAAATAAAGCTATGGCTATAATAAAAAGATAGGATAAAAAATAAACATGGAATAGATTATTTCATTAAATCCACATATACTAGCTACTGTTAAACTTTTAACTTAACTTTTAATACTTAAGAGAGCTCTCAATGAAAGAAATCCGATCTTTTGTGAAATCTGCGTCATTATCTGAATTAGAAAAAGCAAAACAGCTAATTGACACAGCAATCGAGAAATATACTCAACAGCAAGAAGCTAAAAAAGAAGTACTCGATCTACTAAAAGAAAAAGGACTTACATTAGAAGATCTACAGGATGTAGCAACAACTGATAAGCGTACTAAAGTAAAACCAAAATATCGCATCGAATTTAATGGTGAAATTGTTGAATGGACAGGCCGTGGTAAACGTCCTAAAGCTTTCCAAGGTGTAGATCTAACAAAACACCTCGCTTAATTTTTGCTTTAAAGAATAGGAAGGGAAGCGTATGCTTCCCTTTTTTTATGTCGATAATAGTCAGATAAAATGAAGTACGTACTCAGACCCTATCAACAAGAGGCCGTAGCACGCACAGTTGCTCACTTTCGACAAACTGATGATGCAGCACTTATTGTGTTACCAACAGGTGCAGGTAAGAGTCTTGTTATTGCTGAACTTGCGCGTATTGCCAAACAAAAAATTATGGTGCTTGCTCATGTTAAAGAGTTGGTAGAGCAAAACGCTGAGAAATACACCAGCTTTGGTTTTAAGGCCAGCATATTTTCAGCGGGTTTAAAGCAAAAGTCTTTAACTGAACAAGTCACCTTTGCAAGTGTGCAGTCACTGGCGCGAAATACAAAACAGCTAACCGACGCCTATTCATTATTGATCATTGATGAATGCCACCGTGTAAGCGGTGATGAAAAAAGCCAATACGGACGGGTGATAGCGAGTCTAAAAAAACAAAATCCTAGTCTTAAAGTACTTGGACTAACCGCGACTCCATTTCGAATGGGCATGGGGTGGGTTTATCATCATCACTATCATGGCTTTGTTAGAGGTGATAGCGATGCGCCATTTAAAAAGTGTATTTTTGAGTTACCACTGCGATATATGATCAAAAATGGCTATTTAACGCCGCCTCACGAGGTGGATGCTGCGATTAGTCATTATGACTTTTCATCACTGCCGAGTGATTCATTTGGTCGTTACAGTGTCGAGAATATGAATGCGTTATTGAAAGATAACACTCGCGCGACAAAAGCTATTATCAACCAAGTAATAGAATATAGTGAGCAGCGTCATGGTGTAATGATCTTTGCTGCAACTGTGATGCACGCCAAAGAAATAACAGGCTACTTACCTGAGCATAATACTGCACTGATTACTGGTGATACCGATAATCAAGAACGCGATAGGATTATTAATCAATTTAAAGCAAAAAAAATAAAGTATTTAGTCAATGTATCAGTACTTACGACAGGCTTTGATGCCCCTCATGTTGATTACATCGCAATTTTAAGGCCTACAGAATCGGTGAGTTTATACCAACAAATTGTAGGTAGGGGACTTCGTTTAAGCGAAGGTAAAGAAGATTGCTTAGTTATTGACTATGCTGGTAATGGCTTTGATTTGTTTTATCCTGAGGTAGGTAGTATCAAAGCACAAAGTGATAATGAGCCAGTACAAGTACTTTGCCCTGGTTGTGGGTTTGCGAATATTTTTTGGGGTAAAACTGATAGCGAAGGTAAAGTTGTTGAGCACTTTGGCAGGCGTTGCCAAGGGTTGCTGGAAAATGGTGAAGTGCAAGTACAGTGCGATTATCGTTTTCGTTTTAAAGAATGTGAGCACTGTGGTGAACAAAATGACATAGCAGCAAGGCAGTGTCAGTCATGTGGTGCTATGATGG
The nucleotide sequence above comes from Pseudoalteromonas shioyasakiensis. Encoded proteins:
- a CDS encoding transporter substrate-binding domain-containing protein, which codes for MFATQLKAGIVNYNFFPYHTRDADGQFSGVIVGYSNEIARLAEADLEYRVYDSLDELLDALKAGDVDFAVGLNKTSQRKKHFLFSTPFMEAPRGIVANKSIANDALKNLASLRWVCITGSSHCEYLVENGALFINRFIKPEDAFKKVADGSFDAFMGDYSVLSHQLKNLSQENLKVVSPVWLSSETLHVMFNKNNTALRNQVNSVLAAISPTTKQLWESSASEEYLAAKAYSQFKRDFNQIDKVEDNNYLLTFSFVDGLFPIHATSNIGEAKGYLNDTLELLAQRSDFQFKYIPAANSQELERLFLANKIDLIPTMNPTKIEEGVLIALPSHYSLEMVLISKRASQTKRIGYLEVFADPKQKLLTNELAETVSFDSIKTLFYALRNDNIDAVILPQSIAAYQLNQFYIGEFYINPKYRYTQPIYFLVNKHFSEFATLLDSLFKTLTSNDFNYVVSRHGIFSIERGYDRKTVNTTAILILILIAVSVIYFISWRLTINREIAKRKDAEEVALSKLNFTQKLIDDLPTMVVIQDQHQKRIMWNRAYKENFAHLWDEKNQYLRGDIKVVKKLISQNEQSLNSGKVINQHINYTNKSGKELELLYTKKPYLGSGGEFAGIMTVITDVTEHRHLQRENQSVQQLLQTITDTIPGGVFQYEYYDDGEGCYTYISKGAQSLLGITSRMINQRGMTGCISPLIVDEDRVQIAKSFKAASKLNKMIDIEFRINNLGQQIWCRFIANAETNKRENKQGVRWNGILLDISILKRQQEDLNKATELAHQAQLAKGRFIATMSHELRTPMSGVNGFIELLKSSSLDEEQHYLIEHIESSVTKLRTLVDDILYFANSSTGNIEVDLRETDLEAHLCRVMRAHEYLAKQKGLAFNVLWRKATFNLALVDISHLMQVLSNVLNNAVKFTEQGTISCDVLFDKQSLKIEVSDTGKGMTAEQLANIFIPFEQADNSIQRRYGGTGLGLSLAKQLVEAMQGEISLSSTYGKGTNVYISVPLKNASKQKLRALSVNWAVCTQHDQLLNNLASMGVKHYQLSWPIDKDAFEQADNILIDESHVNALWGANWQQSISNASNNYILVACANKVHTPANCCCHILPIKPLYPDTLRELINSAHIRLDDEMLTQSYPLHGKILIAEDNKTNQLLLEKQCQKLGIKAVMVDDGIAALRALETGHFDLLLTDCHMPDLDGFQLTEQLRSQEKFKNLPIIGFTADDSKECLNKALKSGMSCVLFKPYKLNELYNRLAEFIELSSDDLPITDDNPDLSLQGIKDKQHWLNVFGNENDAKMLAEVFITSLQADLNSLQEQIKNQNLEKVSGAIHKLKGAIVMLQYPPLSELIVTTESRFNQLQDTLIVEKLIAELSDVIDKIKLWL
- a CDS encoding H-NS histone family protein — its product is MKEIRSFVKSASLSELEKAKQLIDTAIEKYTQQQEAKKEVLDLLKEKGLTLEDLQDVATTDKRTKVKPKYRIEFNGEIVEWTGRGKRPKAFQGVDLTKHLA
- a CDS encoding DEAD/DEAH box helicase — translated: MKYVLRPYQQEAVARTVAHFRQTDDAALIVLPTGAGKSLVIAELARIAKQKIMVLAHVKELVEQNAEKYTSFGFKASIFSAGLKQKSLTEQVTFASVQSLARNTKQLTDAYSLLIIDECHRVSGDEKSQYGRVIASLKKQNPSLKVLGLTATPFRMGMGWVYHHHYHGFVRGDSDAPFKKCIFELPLRYMIKNGYLTPPHEVDAAISHYDFSSLPSDSFGRYSVENMNALLKDNTRATKAIINQVIEYSEQRHGVMIFAATVMHAKEITGYLPEHNTALITGDTDNQERDRIINQFKAKKIKYLVNVSVLTTGFDAPHVDYIAILRPTESVSLYQQIVGRGLRLSEGKEDCLVIDYAGNGFDLFYPEVGSIKAQSDNEPVQVLCPGCGFANIFWGKTDSEGKVVEHFGRRCQGLLENGEVQVQCDYRFRFKECEHCGEQNDIAARQCQSCGAMMADPDDKLREALNLKDALVLRCSGLSAQLLAKGLLKISYFDEDGASCDEVFNLTNDTGRFIFNKQFGKRAAPGYSPVEWQSAEQVVELQKQLLAPDFVIARKNKKYGWKVAEKLFDYQGSFRKANQLS